One Peromyscus leucopus breed LL Stock chromosome 20, UCI_PerLeu_2.1, whole genome shotgun sequence genomic window, AGATCACTTGTCCTCCCACAGCTGGGAAAATTACTGAGGTCCTTTACTCTTCAAGCTACTGGTCATGAGGGAGAGACCATCCCCAGTGTCCTCCATGCCTGCTAATGTCTAGCCATCTACCCACTAAGCTGATACCCACTAAGCATGCTCAAAGACTGGAAATGTCCAGCCCTATATGTGCTGGCAGTTCCAAGCCAGTAACCTCTACGGTTAGACTTGGGGCACGTGAAGGTTTCCACCCACTCCCTTGAGGTTACCACACCTATACATTTTGTTCTGCTGAGCTTACTTCCCCAAATCCCAGGCTCCCCCAGTTATGGGGTTCCCATTCCTGGGCACCTACCAAAGACAAAAATCTTCCCTTCTTGCAGAGGTCCCCTACAGTATATTTAGCctgcacacctgtgacctcagctgGGACTGGATGGACAGGACATCTGTGCAGAAGATATACTTTCTGTGCTGCCATCAAAATGTCGAGTCTCTATTCGTTCATTCATTTGATCACTTATTCATTCACTTTGAGAACAACTGGGCATCCTAAGACGAGGGGGATTCAAGTCAGATAAACCACAGCCAGAACAGCTCTGGATGGTACTTACCTGCTGCCAGGGGGTGCCAAAGAGGAAGGGATCCAGTGTGGGGAGACACAGCAGATGAgggactcagaggcagaggggctACTCCAGGGCTAGCAGCACCCACTCGGCTGCCCGTGAGAGAAGATTCAAGAAGAGCTGCAGGAGGGAAACCACCAACCGTTGGGGTAAAGCTCTGCTCTGCATGGGGAATGGTCCTGGCCCTCTCTTTCACCTGGGTCTTCCTCAGGACAGGGGCCTGCCTGGAAGAGGTCTGTGCCGTAAAATGGTTCggccaggaagaggaggaagacagtCTTGCCCAGGAAAACCCCAGACGCAAGCTCAGCAGACTGCAGCAGACAAGGGTCCCTCCACTCTAGGGGCAGGGAGTCaatccagcctcctccaactGTGGAAGGGACCTAGGGACTCTCTGATCCCACCAACCCTGCCCTgggtgtgggggcccacagaggcttcctagtaaggccttactcaaggtcagaaagcctgagcttgctttacccagcagggctgcataataggatgatttggccaaggcctggttaccaggtattttgaaAGGTCTACACTTACTGGTATTTTATACCTCGACCTTGgaagggaggtcttttgcccctccccttgctgatgtataaaaagcccatcatgAATAAACTCGAggcgactgggtattgacccggggccctcccgaagctatcctgtgtctatctttctcttcatctatgtctatatttcttcttcttatttctcaattcctccctcctccctccaagaaccctttgacagatTGGGGCTGGTCCCCGACAGTTGGCCAGGGCTAGTCAGGGGCTGGTCCCCGACACCTGGGCTGCATGCAAATTCAGCAAGGCAGCATGTGGACCAAACGGACAAAGCAGGCTCAGGGCTGACTAAGGCTGAGTCAGGCACCAACTCAGGGCTAGGACCAGAGCCCGCTATGATCTGCAGATGGGGGGCTGGCCAACTTTCAGCCATCCTCATGAGGCTACATTCTATCCAGGAAAGTCCAGCGACTTGAGAGGAAGAATATATCCAGGCACTGGTTATAtcctgtcttagtcaatgttctgttgctgtgaagagacaccatgaccacggcaactcttctaaagggaaggattgaattggggctggcttacagtttcagagctttagtccattaccatcacaGTGggtagcatggcagcatgcagggagacatgtactagagaggtagctgagggttctacatctggatccacaggcagcaggaagagagtgacactgggcctggcttgggcttttgatacctcaaggcccaccccccactcccactgatACACTTccttcaaaaaggccacaccccctaatccttctcaagtagtactattccctgataactaagcattcaaatacatgagcctatggagaggggggcttttttttttcttttttggacagggtttctttgtgtaacagtcctcgttggctgttctggaactcactctatagaccaggctggccttgaactcacagagatctgtctgcctctggctcccgagtgctgggatcaaaggcatgtgctaccaccacccggcactctttttttttttttttttaattttgtttttaattttatttattttattttacaataccattcagttctacagatcagccacgggttcccctattctccccctcccacccctctccctacccccagcccaccacccattcccacctcctccagggcaaatcctacccccccccaggactgcgatcaacctggtagactcagtccaggcaggtccagtcccttcctcccagcctgagccaagtgtccttgcataagccccagatttcaaacagccaactcatgcaatgagcacaggacttggtcccactgcctagttgcctcccaaactgaccaagccaatcaactgtcacaccttattcagagggcctgatccagctgggggcccctcagcctttggttcatagttcatgtgtttccattcatttggctattttttttttcaataattgagtaaaaccgaaatttattataagccacagtcatcctagggacctccatgctatatatatagcctccatggttctatgacCACccggcattcttattcaaactaccgcACCCTAACAGGAGCTGCCTAGACAGAAAGGACTGCCAACTGCTGCAGTGCATGATGGAGGATGACAGTCCACTACTCCAAAGTAGAAAAACGTCCCTTATTCTAAGACGGATCATCCTGTCCACTTGAGCTTGAAGACACACTGCCCctgtgtaaggattctgtccttaattatgtcaccagcctgcaacagcgtcccagcctaaaaagtgggcgtgccctctgtgccctctctcttttccacactctctccttccgtactctccctcctctgcccggtctctctctctctctctccctttctctcccaataaagctgtAGAAAGGCTCATGATTCTTCTGCCACCGCAACATCTGCCGCTTAACCAACACCTTGTCTCTGCAAGTCCCCAGGGACTGCTGAAGTGGGTGTTTCTCTACCCTGAGAGAGGGCAGAAAGTTCAAGATAAGCAATCCTCAACATTACAGAAGACACAGCTAGAATCCCACCAGCGTAGGACAGTCTCAGTGGCCACAAAACTCCCGCCCATGACAATGCCATTGGCATAAGCCTAAGTCACACCATGGATGGTAACTGTCAGCCCATGTTGAGCAACCAGAAAGATTAGCATAATAGAGACTGGAGATGTGACTCAGTTAGCACAgccatttgcttagcatgcacgaagccctaggtttgatccccagcactcataaaCCTGGTAAGGTAGCACACACCAGTAATTCGTActcagaagtagaggcagggggattagaaGTTCATCCTCActactcagtgagttcaagaccactctgggctacatcagatcctgtttgttttggttttttttttttttttttttttttgtttgttcttaaaaTTAGTTTCTGTAACCATTGCTCTAAAAGGGTAGATGTTTCAGGCCCAAGGAGACAGACACCACCATGGTGGATGGATTCGGGACTGCTTCCCAACAGCATCTGAAGGGTGGTTATGGGAGCTTCTGTTCAGGAAGAGAACACGGTAGGGGATGGGATGTCTGCAGATGGGCAGCTGTTCAAGCTGCACTAGGAGTCTGAATGTCCTAGTCACAACGTCTGTGCAGTCTGGACTGAGGACACATGAGATAAAGTCAATCAGAAGACACCGACTAGTGTAGAATCCATGATCTGGGTATTACAGACGCCACAGGGTGACAGCGGAAAGCCTCTCCCATGTGATGCTGGACCGCCTTGGGGTGAATGAGTGGACAGGAAGAGCTGAGCCACCAGGGGAATGGGATCCCAGATCTGTGAAAGGCCAGACACCACCTGGCCCATTCACGTGGTGTTACCAGTGGACTGACCGGAGTAAGGGATTCAAGGGCAGACCAAAGGAAGTTCAGCACGTGAAGTCAGCCTGATGTAGAAACCCCTGGCATCATTCCTGAGATCATTGTCCTCCTTGGGGACCTGGACCCCAATCATAACTCCTATAAGCTATTCTCGAGCACTCAGTCTCTCTTCGACTGCACAGCATTAAGGGAGCCATCCAGACTCCCGCAACCCTGTGGACCACAGCATTGGCAAGCCCCAGCTCACTGCACAGCCAGGATCTTCTAGACAGTGCTTCCAAGGAGTCTAGGCCTAATGGCTGAGCCTTGGCAGAGACCTTAGGACATCCATAATCATGAAGGCCCCGCAAACTGCAACTTGTCTTCCAGGTCTTTGCAAAGGAGGGCCTGTCCTGATAAACCATGTATGACTCCTTAAACACTCACTGAGACCCTGCCCTGAGCTACCAGTAGTACTGGACGGGAGATGAAGTCCTCTGCTCTCAATCCTTCAGTAGTGATATTCTGGCAGGAATTCAGATCACTGGAGCAGCCCAAGAGgaagtatggaaaaaaaaaaaaaaagatgttctaaACATGAGGAAGACACTTCCATCCCGGGCTCCTCAGACCTGTCCTGCCCCCAGGTAAGACCAAGGAGGGGACAGAAAACCAAGGACCCAAACTCTGAGCAACAGCCTGGCCATTGTCTTCTGGATGGTTTCTGTCCTGAGGACAGCTAGGACATCACCCCAGACTGTGGACTCCCCAATCACCAAATGTCACCATGCTGCAGCCTGGCCATCGGAGGACACACACTGAGTCTCACCTTCAGCTCCTGGGAAAGGAGCACCAGGAGCAGGTGTGCCCCCCACCTCCCTTTGATGCGCTGGATGATCCGGGAGGGGGGCGTCACGAAGGAGCACTTTGAAGACACACTGTGTTCACATCACTCGACAGACACACTGAATACGCTCCtgctccccccccactcccaccccccaacaGCTGGCTTTCTGTTGCAGGGCTTCTGGGCCACAGCCCCACCCTGGCCAATCGGCCATCCAGCTTCACAGCTTTTTCTCTCTCGCCCCgcccctcctctgcccttccccccaATCCTGTGAGGCTCATTCCTAGGGCCAGCCATTGTCACCACCCCGTCAACTCCTCAGACTGTGGGGAGGATCAGGTGCCAAGCCCTTATTTCCACACGTGTGATCAAAATAGAAGTGTGACCCTCAGAAAAGCAGGTGGCAGCGACTCAGCAGCCCACAATCCCCTGGGGAGGGCCCTGGAGGAGGAAGGCAAGAAGAAGCCAAGGGGAACAGACCAACTGCCCTGCCAGGCAAAGGAACCTGCTGCCTAAGCCCACTCTTGGCGCCCTGGTCTGCCCCAGAAGTATCATCCGGAAGCAGGACATGGACCCCAGGGTCCCACACTCAGCAAGCGGTCGTTAATATTTGTTGGGTGCGAAGGCGCTTCCTGAGCACTATGAATAGAATATTGGAAGATGCTTAGGTAAAAACAGAAGGGTTGGGGATTTCCCTCCAAAAACTGGAGCCCCAGCACTTTAGATGAGAGCCAAGACAGGTTGACTGGGTTCTGGAGCCTTTGTTCCATAGCCACCTAGTGGAGTGTAAGAGGCAGGCAGCCCTGTAcccagaggaaggggaaggagaaccAGATCTGTCCAAACCAGTGTCGCAGTGGCCTCCTTCCCCGAAGCCCTGTCCTGTCTCACCCCAAGAGAGAGATGGCCTAGACAGACTCCGCCCGGAGGGACCCGACAACCAGCAGGCGGGAGATGCTGCATCCTCGCTCCAGCACTTCCTCAGCCCCTGCCGCAGCAGAGATTCCCATGAGCGCCCAGGGCTTCGGGATGCAGTCTGTCCTCTCACTCTTCCCGGAAGCAAGCAGAGCCTGAGCCCAGGTCCTAGTATCAGTAATTACCGCAAAGACCTGACCCTTCCACCCTCCCCAGGTCTGTCCTGCAAGAGAAGGCAAGACAGGCTGCACCGCAGGCCAGGTGAAAAGCCACGCCAGCGCTCACACGCTACATTGTGCGGCATGGGGCACTTTGGGAGGTCTCCGCCCGACTTCTGGGTGCCACCGGGGACCTGAGGGCCGCAGCCATGGGCGCATGGGTCGGGATCCGGATCCAAACCTCAGAAGAGTGGCTGTACTGCTAGGCCAGGGCGCAGCCGCAGGACGCAGAGTCGGGTATCCTGGGTTGTCCTTCCCACCCACCAGAGACCCGCCCACAGCTCGTGGAAcgccccgcccgccgcccgcccccgcccccgccatcGGCGCCCTGGTCCGCCTGCCTGGGAATCTCCAGACTGTGGCGATCTCCAGGACCTGAGGTTTCTGGAGCTTTTCGTGGCACCGCTTCGTCCCGGAGGTAAGTCTGCGGGGCCCGGCTTCACAGGGCCCCAGCGCGGATGCGCTGGGAGAGAGCTGGCGGCCTTGGCCGCAGCGTCTGGGGTCTGGGCACTCGGAGCCCGTGTGCGGAGTGGTTGGAGCCTTCGAGGCCCCCTGCAGTGTGCTCcattcctcccatccccccagtcTTCCCTGAATGTTTCTGGAGATCTGGAGCAGAAAAGGGCAAAGGCCCCTGCTAAGCCCTCACTCGGTGCCCCTTTCTCAGTTCCATGAACGCTGGTGTGTCTGCTTGGGATCTCCAGGGATACACCCTTGTAAACTAGAGCAGGAGTTGCCGGGCCCTCCGACAAGGTGGATTGGTTGCGAGAGGCAGGACCCTCACCAGAGTGAGGAGCGGGAGCTCTTTGTCTTTGTCCAGGATTTTGCATGCCGGTGCTGAGGTTCCCGAGGTGGTGCCTAGTCCCTGGCTAGCTCCGTTGACCTAAACAGGCTTCTTCCTCTGCCGGTCGCCTGGCACTGGACACCTGGCTTTCACAGGTGATCCCTGTGGGTTTGAGGAGGAGTTCCCGGGCCCCAGAGAGGCCCTGCCCAGTAGCCTGCAGACGGTAGCTGTGGACAGACTCATCACAGACTCATCGCACTGGTTTCCAACCACTCCCCGGTAACTTCCCTCAGCCCTTCTGGTCGCGCTGTGTGTCCTCCGGGGGACGGATGGGTTGCCTCCTCAACCTGTTTGTGGCTGTGCATGCCAGAGTTTCCTAGCAGGCAGCTCGGGGCTCCTTCGTTTCACAGCCTCACTGTGTATAGAAAAGACAGGAGACTCCTTTCTTCCAGTATGTACCGCCTGGAATCGAGAACAGGCCCAGCTGGGCTTGGCACTGAACTTGACCAGCTGGGGTTTTTGCCACCCACTATAAGATGTTAGCAAGGCTCAGGACAGGAGAGGCCTAGGGCCAGGGTGTCCCCTGGAAGACACCACAACTTCATCTCCCACTGCACCCCCTTTCTTTGTCTAAGAGGACCGCCCCAAATCTGTAAGCCACCCCCTATTCCTTTCAGTCTCTGGAATGTCCCTCTCCCACTCAACAGATGGCATCAGTGTACTCCCTCCCCAGGAGGCCAGTGGTACTCAAAAATAGGACATCGAAACCCTGCAAGCTGGTCCTTTTGCTAACTTTCTCTACCCTGTGCCACAGACTCCTTCCCAGGGGCCAAGAGAAGCCCCATGGCCCACCTGGCTGTCCGGGGTGCTGACTGCTGTACATAACCTCTTGTTGCCCTTCCAGACACAGGTGGAGGAATGGAGTTGTCTTCTTCAGGAAACGGCTCCTGAGCCCCCACCTAGTACAGGAGGGAATGATGACGCCCAGAAGCCCTCAGCCCTCTCCAGGGTGGCCTGATTTGTTCCACAGGGCCCAGCGAAGATTTAGGGTTCATGTTTGCCCATTTAACAGACCACTGCCCTAGCCTCGGGTCCACCCCCTAAGCCCCACCCCTTCCATGGCATTCCGAGAGCCCTTGGTTCCCCTTACTTGGCCTTGGGTGCCCCCAAGTTTGGAAAGGGGTGTTAACTGGAAGGTGCCACTAGATGAATTTGGGTTAAGATTCTGCGGGTGCCAAAAGGGATGTTAGATAAAAAGCTCTTTTAATAATTGGCCACAGTAGCAGCGGGAGGGGGCCAGGTGTACAGAGGTAAAGATTTGATTAGCAGCCCCGTGGGGCAAAGGAAAATCCTGGCTCCTACAGGTTTCAGGAGGAAGAGGGGCGGTCAGATAATGCATGGCTTACGTAAGTGTGGCGGCTGTAGCGCATGGCTGGCTTTAGGCTGTACAAATTGCTCTTCTGATGGTGCAGGGGCCAGAAAGCCACGAGATAAGGAATTGGGTCTTAAGTCAGGTTGTCTCAGTGGCTAGCCTCGGGGCAGCAGGGTGTTAATACTGCTTTCCTGCCCTCCCTGGGGCCTGGAATGCTGGAACTATCTACCAAGGGGACGTGTGGCtcgctgggggggtgggggtgtgtgtgtgtgtggagtgtctAAGCCGGGATCCTGGTTTGTGGGTGGGTAGCCCGTCGTCTCTTAAccagctgcctctctctctcacagcagGCTCCTGTGGCTTGTGAGCCCTCAGCAGATGTCTGCCACTTCCAGCATGAGGGTCTTCCTGCCTGTACTCCTGGCAGCCCTTTTGGGTGTAGAACAAGGTACGGAATGAGTGCTGAGACCCCAGAGGCAGCCTGGCCCTTCCTCCCTGACGTCCGTTCTCATTGACCaggagccagctctcctgtgaaCTTCTCGgccttcctgcctcccactccctAGCAAAGTGACGTTGTTCCCCTGCCTCCGTGCTGGCCCCAGTCACactgttgttgccttgtgtttAAGGAGACACTTTAGCCCCTCGGAGACCAAAGTCTATTTACTGTCACTTGCCATCTTGGTTTTGTCTCTGGCCCAGGGCCGAGCATGCTGTAGTTGCTGATTGTCCGCAAAGCGTTGGGTATCAAGCCCAgccgcaccccccacccccgacccacTGGGATGGTACCCTTCCCTGGACGGCTTCCCCAGGGAGCAAGCAGGTGTCACCTACAGCATGTCCCTTTTGCAGCCCATTCTCTGATATGCTTCTCCTGCACCGATCAGAAGAGCAATCTGAAATGCCTGTGGCCAACGGCATGCTCGAGCCGAGACAATTACTGCGTCACGTTATCTGCTTCGGCTGGCTTCGGTGAGTAACTAGCCTTCTCCCTGGCCTGGACCTGGGGATCCACGGGGCTGTCCCCCATCTCCCGGTACCCAGACGGCTGCCCCCTCAATCTCACTTTCCATACAGGGAATGTCAACCTTGGCTACACCCTGAACAAGGGCTGCTCCGAAATCTGCCCTCGTGAGAACATCAATGTCAACTTAGGGGTGGCATCTGTAAATAGTTACTGCTGCCAACACTCCTTCTGCAACATCAGCACAGCTGGCCTCGGACTTCGCGCCAGTATCCCCCTGCTGGGCCTGGGACTCCTGCTCAGCTTGCTGGCTCTTCTGCAGCTGGATCCCTGACCATCCCCATGTGTTTCCCCATATATCCCCCCCAGCTCAGGAAGAAAAGCACAGCCCCTTTTAGGTCCCAGGGGACTCTAGGAGCCTTCGGCTCCTCCTGGGTGTGTCTAGTCCCCCTCTACACTCTCAGCATCAGGGCGAAGCACCAAATCTAACACCACATCTGCTCTGTTGAAATGGGACTAGCTACCCTTGTGTCCAGAGCCCATCCTGTGACCACCCTTGGGGGAACCAGGAAAGGGGTGAAAATCTTCCTTGGAGTCTCAAGAGTATCCAGGTCAGGCCTCAATCTTGTGGACACACTCACAAGGATGTCTAACCAAACGAATGTACACCTGTGTGCtcagtgtgtctgtatgtgaatgAAGCCACTTGGAATCTGGGATGGGCAAAGGGGACCTGGAAGATTCTAGAGTGGAAGGCCTCTGTCTCCACCCAAACTCCTTCCCCTGGCATGACTGTGCCCATGTTGTACTCGATTCAGGAAGCTGCCCATGGAGGACTGCCTGCCACTCCTCCCAATGAAGGCTCCCACCGCTGCATCCCGTTgagtccctgcctccctctctgcccACACCGGCTTCCTGCTGCTATTCTAGTGCCTCAAATAAACTGTTCCCACCCGTTCCCACGCTGTCCTGGATGTCCTTACCCCTCTCCCTCCTTgaaatgtcttctttctctttcaatctGGAGGGACCTGGGGATCCTGCAAGCCCACAGCTCTGCAGAAGAGATCCcgagagaccagcctggtgtggGTGGTACAGCGAGGCAGGAACAGCTATCGgtgaggccaggctggtgtaCGTAGCGAATTCCAGGGATCCAGGCCCTTTTAGTGAGATGGGtctgagagaggaggggagagggagaaagagaaaggagacagagagcccGAGAAAGTGCTGTCCCAGGCTGTAAGTCAGCTGAGAAGTACAGCTACCCATAAAGGTGGGCCCAGCGGGCTGATCACACGTTATTCATTTATAGCAGGGACTTCTGAGGCCTGCTGTATGTCACTTGCCCTTCACAAACCACACTGTGGTCCAAGCCACAGAAGTGTGGCCaggcaaattttatatatatatatatatatatatatccacccTGTAACTggctttgattattttttttcctcctggtttggtttggtatgctcacacacaccactttttttttcctggtattttaagacagggtcccaATATGTTAGACTAGctgccctcaaattcacagtaaccctgcctctgcctcctgactgcgtggattaaaggtgtgtaccaccacacctgacacttAAGActtcgttgttgttgtttctgaagCAGGATCTCACTTAAAGTCTaggtactggggttacaggcagctgCCCCTCCACCTGGCTTGATGGGGTTCATTGCTGTTCGTGTTAAGGGACAAGGGACTCATGGAGACAGACCTTGAAGCAACTCTTCTTCGGTCTGTATgtgtgttgcatgaatcctaaatggtcttctaataaaaacgcggagccagatatcagggtgaaagcctaaagatcagagaagcagagcaagccacagctaccacctcttacctcaccaactcctcagcctgaaagagagcgagttcctttctcctcccgccttatattcctttcctacccagccatatcacttcctgtctcaaccttcctattgctgggattaaaagtgtgtgattgggggctggagagatggctcagaggttaagagcacttactgctcttccagaggtcctgagttcaattcccagcaaccacatggtggctcacaaccatctgtaatgagatctggtgccctcttctggcctgcagtcacatatgctgtatacataataaataaattaattaattaaaaaaaaaagtgtgtgattcccaagtactgggattaaaggtgtgtgccaccactgcctggctctgtttctcttttagactagattaatctcgtgtagcccagtgtggccttgaactcacggaaatacagacggatctctgcctctgcctcccgagtgctaggatgaaaggtgtgtgccatcaatGCCTGACCTCTGTGCCTGGCCCTGTCCTCGGATCTTCagacaagttttatttcttagattataaacaatatatcaccacattcccccccttttttgtctagaataataaaaggttataactaatataagaaagttttatttcttagattaaaaacaatatatcaccacatctgggGGCCTAAAGAGGCTAATTCTCAGATTTCCCCAAGTCTCTGGGCTGCCGAGTGATACTGCAGTGGGATACGATCCACACAGTTCCTGGCTTTGGTGATACCAGTGTCCTAGGAATACTACCCAGTGGGGGTCCGGCATGGGGACATCACAGGGGTCAGGGTGGACTTCGGATGTCTATGAAGGCAGTGGCTTTGTCAGTACCATGATTCTCAGGACCAGGACTCCCATGACCTAGGAAGGAGCTAGTCTCATGCCAGATGGATCTGCCCAGGCTCATACTAAGAAAACACAAGTTCTGGGGAAAGCTTGTCAGGAAAGCAACTATCGGACCTCTGAGACACCGGGCAGAAGGGTGCTTTGTTACAGGACTGTCAAAAGGCAAGCGAGAAATGGAGTCAAGTCTTCTGCAGGAAGCTTGGGCTGCCAACTGGTATTCACTATGGTGTTCATGACAGATCTAGGGAGGACCCTGAGTTAGACTCCAAGGACGTGGGAACCAGAACGGCACCAGGCAGTGACAGGGACATCTAACAAGCTCTGGGTTCCTCCTTGTCTTGACTTAGCTCCTTCTTTGTGATGGGGGAGGTGTCCAAAACTCAAGAGGTCACCCTTAAGCCGCCTGCCCTCTGCTCTGGTCTGCAGGGCAGCATCCTTTCAAGACTGCAACCTGGGGTTGCAGTGGGTAGTCCAGTCTGATTCCTCCCAGGAGAAGGGTGGGCAGAGGGCGCTAGAGTTCCAGGGATCACAGGGAAAATGAAGGCTAGGACAGCCAATTTCCGGATACCTAGGACTGGTAAGAGGACTTGAAGGAGAGGGAGGTGACATGGGCCAAGTTTTACTTcctgaagagggaagaggaggagctcCCGGTTTCAATTTCCTGAAATTTAGAGGTAGGAAAGgccagaggggagaggggaggagggtgagcatACACTTCTCAGGCTCACCCAGGCTTTGAAGTGAGGTGCCAGGTGTGGGCCACCAGCCTGGCCATGCCAGAGTCAGAGATCTGGTTCCAAGAGAGAGATGAACCCTCTCTCCGATGGGTTCTGGGCCTGGCCTGCCTCCAAACCCTGACCAGCCCTTTCTATTATTGCTAGTTAGTAATCACCGACCAGGGTTTCCCCAGTCTGACCCTGCCAGCCGCGTCCTACCCAGGTACTTAGCTGCCTCCCCTTGGTCCCAAGGGCTCCAGTGATGGAGACCGGAGACTGCAACTTCAGGACCCCTCTCCACCTGAGCTTCGTACAACAAACTGAGCATGCCCTGGCAAGGTCAAAGTGAAACACCTGCAAACCTTCCTTACTTGGGCTTCACCTAATGAACAGaccatgttggggggggggagaacaccCCCAGCCTACCAAAGTACAAGAGGCAGGGGCAATGTAAAGGTCTTGTAAAGGGTTCTACACTTCATGGTGGATGTTTCGGGGGCTCCTTGGCCCACTAGCCTGCTCTCGTTCCTCAGACTGTGTTCTCTGTCTAAACTCTTCTAATTCTAACTGTGTGTCCCTGGTGCGGTCTTTCATTCTGAGACATGAgcctagagagagagaagaaaagtgggTAAGGGCACCTGCTGGATAGTTACTCAGACATGCCCACGAACACagcatttttcagtttttcctttattacctttttttaataaaaaacttttttctttttaataaactttatttttttttaaaaaaaaaaaagcttgcaaatcaggggctggagaggtggctcagcagttaagagcactggctgctcttccagaggtcctgagttcaattcccagcaacca contains:
- the LOC114684745 gene encoding lymphocyte antigen 6E, giving the protein MSATSSMRVFLPVLLAALLGVEQAHSLICFSCTDQKSNLKCLWPTACSSRDNYCVTLSASAGFGNVNLGYTLNKGCSEICPRENINVNLGVASVNSYCCQHSFCNISTAGLGLRASIPLLGLGLLLSLLALLQLDP